Genomic segment of Ascochyta rabiei chromosome 15, complete sequence:
GGTGTGCCCTTCGACGGGGCTGTCTGCATCACAGCATCTCGAGCCTGGAGACCAACGCTGCTAGTGTCCCAGCTGTCGAAGCCATCTGAGTGGGATACATTGTCGATTGAGTGAGCGTCAGAATAGATACTCCTTGTGTCGCGATTGAAAGAGGGTCGGCTGATCAAGGTTGTGCGGGAGGTAACGGGTCGGACAGCGTGACGAACGGATTCCCGGAAGGACCTGAGCGACTGCGATGAACGGCTGGAGAAGGTTGGGGAAGATGGATGGGCGGGCTCCATGGTAAACAGGTTTCTGTTTGGTGTGGCGCTTCGCATTTCTGACATGACCGAATCCCTGGGGCCGGAGACGGTGATCGGTTGGAGCTCTGGAGTATGGCGCTTCCAGAAAACCGAGGAGTATAGCACAATTTGATTGAAGCAGGAAATCGCCCAGACGATGACATGACCAGCGAATAACCCTTCCCAGTTAGAGATGGGTCCTGATGACGAGGTGCTCAAGACCTCGTTCCATTTCGATCTGATAGAGATGATGAGGGCAAGCGATACGGCCAATGCAGTAGCGGACAGAACGACACTGACTCCGACCAATGCTTTCCTCGCTTGAATTGATCGCTCCATGAAACTGTCTCTTCGTCGTGCATATTGAACCACGTAAAACCCGATGCAGCACAAAGACACAACATCCAGCGCACTTGCTGCGGCGGCAATGTGAAGAAGAGACGCTTGTGTGGTAGAGATAGACGCTACCTCAACGATCGAGAGTGCAGTGTCAGCAGCAGTACTTGACCACGCCAGAGCCCCGAAGAGCGAGACGTAGAACTTGCGAGACCCAAACATGCTGTTGCCCACCAAAGCAAATTCAACGAACAAAGGGAAATGAAGAGTGCTCCAGTATCGATGTTGAGATCAGATGGGTACGGTCAGCGAGGATACTAGGAGCCAGTCCGGCTCAGTGGGGTTGTTTGTTGCCGACTTCGGTGTTTGATGAAACGTTCGGTGGAGAGGCAGTTGTGGATCGCCAGATATAGATAGATGGTCGATTGGCGATGCAATATTGGTGGTGGTTGAATCCTTTCAAGGAGAGTACGAGGGAAGTCGACTGGGCAATGCGGATGGGAAGAACGAGTAGCTCGTCGGTGTTGCTGTGGTAAGACGCGAGGCGGAGTACCAAACGCGTGAGGGTCACGAAGCGAAATGACGAATGGCTGTAGACGCAGCTAAGTATAGTCGAATTCGGTCGAGGGCGACGCGGAGGCCCAAATAGGAAGCAGGCTGTTGAACGAATGTGTGGCTGATGCTGGCGTCAGGTCCGGTCGACTTTGTACATAAACAACGGCGTGGAGACAAGGGCTGTGGTTGGTGGAGCGCACAAGTGAGCGTTTGGTAGAGGACGGGAGCGAAAGGAGTGTTGAACGAAGGACAGAACGGCACCGCATAAGAGGAGAGCATGTGGGGGCTCACGAGAGTTAATAAATTTAGCAGAGAGCAGGAAGCTGATTTGTGTCATTGTTCAGCAGCCGGGGGGGGCAGTCATTGCGTTGAGCAACGTGGAGACGAGACTAGGGATCCACGCCCAAGCTAGCATCCTGGATGTGTTGCAGGCATTGTGGGGTGCGATGTCGAGAACGGATGCTCGCACGACCTCTGCACCTCTGCGATGCACGCTGACAGCGTCGCACAGGGTCTGAGGCACGATTGGAGAAACTCTGGCGCAGCAGGATGCAGCACATGGCCCGGCAGCTGAAAGCACAGCCTGCCAGCGCGCGACGAGTGAAGCAGGGAGAGGGAGAAGAAAATTCATTGACAGCCAGGCGGAAATGCAGCGGTTGCGACCAATTGCGGATCGTCAGGTCTGGGCCCCGGTGCCCACAGCGTCGTAATGTTTGTGTAGGGGCTGGTAGGGGTCGCCTGTCAAAGTTTCTAGGGTGGAGCTGCCGCCTTGCTCAGTCTTCATTTGCGACGCGTTGTTTTGAGCTTGGTTTTGAGCTTGCTTCTTGGAGCAGCATAACAAACAATCCCGGGTTGGGCTGTCACGAGCTGAGGCTGCGGAGAAGTGCCAGAAGGCCAACAGCACTATGCTGTCATCTCGACCACGGCAGCTGATAGCTCCAAGCTCCGAGCTCCAAGCTTCCATGCTCCGACTTGTCTCTTCAGGCGCCTACTAGCCCAAAGGTCGTGGTAGCACAATACTGCGAGGCCAGCATGTCCGAGGCAATGTGAAACAGCACTGACCTTACCTTTCGCCTTGGTTGGCGGTCACGGTTCGGTATCCCGAAACAAACCAGGAGAAACGCAGAGGAATAGAAAGCGTCTACAGTTGCATGCGGACTGCGGCTGTGGGCGAGGTGCATGCAGGTGCGGGTGGGCGGCGGCATGTCCGCGCTGTGTTGTGTATCTGTTGACGATGTTCGGAGTGTTCGCCCCCAACGGCACATCGGCGTATCGGCGCATCGGCGCATAGCAGCAGCAGGTCTTGGCGATGGACGGGTCACGTGCAGCGAGCCTGTGGCTTATGTAACCCGTGGGTCCCGCATCTGAGAGCGGCGACGACGGTGATTCTGCCTGGCGCACTTCCATTGCCTTCTCTTGCTTCCCACAGGCAAACAGTCCACCGGCGGTCAAGCAACCCGCGGTACATCCCCCAACACAACCACTGCCTCTTACCTGCCCACCCTAAACCCCATCACCTCTTAGCTCTGCTGCATCTGAGCCGCCCGCCCTTATAAGCCCCGCCTCCCACTGCGTCACCGCACCCAGACAGCTCCACACCGCCCAAGCATTCACACTCCAGCCGCCACCATGAAGATCACATTCAAGGTACCGTGCCGCTGCGCCCTCTGCACCTGAGCGAGGCTGATCTTTTGCGCAGGATCTCAAGCAGAACAAGTTCGTCATCGAAGCCGAGCCATCGGAAACGGTACGTCTGAGCGGCAACTCTTCCCTCATGCATTGCAGTCTTCTAACACGTCGACTAGATTGGCGAGCTCAAGGCAAAGATCCAGAGCGACAAGGGCTGGGAAGTGCCCCAGCAGAAGCTGATCTACTCCGGTGAGCTTGCCTCTGCGCCCGCCAGCGTGTCGTGACACTTCGTCTGCAGGCGCTGACTTCAACTACAGGCAAGATCCTCCAGGATACCAACACTATCGAGTCGTACAGTATCGAGGAGAAGGGCTTTATTGTCTGCATGGTTTCCAAGGTCGGCACCCCAAATTTCTCAGCACCGCAATGTCCGCTAACCGCCGTTGCAGCCCAAGCAGCCCGCCGCATCCGCCAGCAGAGCTCCCTCAACACCTGCGAAGCCAGCAGCGCCAGCTCAGACACCCGCTGCGCCTGCAGCTCCCGCCGCGCCGGCTCCCTCATCCTCGACTACACAAAATGTCCCCGCCACACCCTCGCCAGCCCCTGCGCAGCAACCAGAGCGCTTCAACGACCCCTCGGCTCTGACAATGGGTGGCGAGCGCGAGGCAGCCATTGCCAACATGGAGAGCATGGGTTTCGCGCGAGCAGATATCGATCGCGCCATGCGCGCCGCCTTCTTCAACCCCGACCGTGCGGTTGAGTACCTTCTGACAGTAAGACAGCCGGCGTTTCTACCGCATTCGACATGTTCTGACCAACTTCTAGGGTATTCCAGAGAGCGCGCTCCAGGAACAGGCACAGCAGCAGGCACAAGCGCGTGCACCGACCTCGCCACCGCCCGCTGCGGGAGGGAACACAAGTGCAACACCCGCCGCTTCTGGAGGAGATGAGCCGATAAATCTGTTCGAGGCTGCTGCGCAAGCTGGTCAGGGCCGCGGGGGTGCTGGTGGTGCACGCTCAGGAGCTGCAGCAGGCGGAGCTGCAggcgctggtgctggtgctggtgcgcTCAACGCCAACAGCCTCGACTTTCTGCGCAACAACCCACAATTCCAGCAGCTACGACAGGTCGTACAGCAACAGCCTCAGATGCTTGAGCCGATCTTGCAGCAAGTCGGCCAGGGCAACCCTCAGTTGGCGCAGATGATCGCATCAAACCCTGAGCAGTTCCTGCAGTTGCTTGCCGAAGACGCCGATGATGATGCGCCACTGCCCCCGGGCGCACAGTCCATCTCCGTTACGGAGGAGGAGCGTGAGGCTATCGAGCGCTTGTGTCGCCTTGGCTTTGAGCGCGACCTAGTGATCCAGGCTTACTTCGCGTGTGACAAGAACGAGGAACTCGCCGCTAACTTCCTCTTCGACCAGCCCGAGGACTTGGACGACCAGTAGAGGTTGTTCAGACACCTGTGCGCCTGCTGTCCGACCACACTATACCCGATTCCGTCACATCTCCATCTGATGCTATTGTTACAATGTCACAATCACCATTTGCAATATTGGGCGGCAAAGTCCTGATGCCACCCCAGCCTCTTCGCTCAGCGCAGGAGAACCCGCGCGCGGAATGATTAGTTTGGTGCCTGCGTTCACCCGGCGATGACACGGTCAGGAAAGAGCAGGGCCTGGAGGGCCGGCAAAATGGTTCGCTTAGCTACTCCACCTCGAACGTGTCGAGGCGGTTGAAGAATTCACAAACCATGAAACGTACACTTTCAATTACCCTGTGTCCTATACACATTGTGATACAGAATTGCTTAGCCCTGTGCACTCTCCCCCACCGAGCTAGAGCCTGCTGACCAAATACTCCCCCCAGCCTGCAGAGATCTTGGGGGGAAAGGCATGAATCGTAATTGAGCGCGCATTGCAAAAGCCTAAGAAATACGCACAGTACGGACCATGAGTTCCCTATAATCAACTTCACAATC
This window contains:
- a CDS encoding UV excision repair protein rad23, with the protein product MKITFKDLKQNKFVIEAEPSETIGELKAKIQSDKGWEVPQQKLIYSGKILQDTNTIESYSIEEKGFIVCMVSKPKQPAASASRAPSTPAKPAAPAQTPAAPAAPAAPAPSSSTTQNVPATPSPAPAQQPERFNDPSALTMGGEREAAIANMESMGFARADIDRAMRAAFFNPDRAVEYLLTGIPESALQEQAQQQAQARAPTSPPPAAGGNTSATPAASGGDEPINLFEAAAQAGQGRGGAGGARSGAAAGGAAGAGAGAGALNANSLDFLRNNPQFQQLRQVVQQQPQMLEPILQQVGQGNPQLAQMIASNPEQFLQLLAEDADDDAPLPPGAQSISVTEEEREAIERLCRLGFERDLVIQAYFACDKNEELAANFLFDQPEDLDDQ